A window of the Pseudomonas furukawaii genome harbors these coding sequences:
- the ltrA gene encoding group II intron reverse transcriptase/maturase: protein MAIQQALHQMPGKPGRDGAATGEARRGASSDEAGCPRHDQNHTGSGLLQEVLTRENLQLALKRVRANKGVAGVDGLGIDETVEHLKTAWPAIRAQLLAGTYRPSPVRRVLIPKPEGGERKLGIPTVTDRLIQQALLQILQPLLDPGFSDHSYGFRPGRSAHQAVLAAQRYIHSGRNILVDVDLEQFFDRVDHDLLIARLSRKVTDRGVLRLVRAYLNSGTLIDGVVVASERGTPQGGPLSPLLANVLLDEVDKELERRGHCFVRYADDANVYVRSLKAGQRVMAVLRRLYDRLRLQVNERKSAIASAFGRKFLGYSFWLSAQGEIKRGVASQALQRFKSRIRQLTSRNGGRSVSQVVESLRPYLLGWKAYFGLSQTPRRWRGFDEWIRRRLRAIQLKQWKTGRRTYRELRKLGAWPDLAAAIAGNSHRFWHNSVGLIHGVLTVAWFDRLGLPRLC, encoded by the coding sequence ATGGCGATACAGCAGGCCTTGCATCAGATGCCCGGGAAACCGGGGCGGGACGGAGCTGCAACGGGTGAAGCCCGACGCGGGGCGTCCAGCGATGAAGCCGGCTGTCCGCGCCATGACCAGAACCACACGGGGTCAGGGCTTCTGCAAGAAGTCCTGACAAGAGAGAACCTGCAACTGGCGCTCAAGCGCGTTCGGGCTAATAAAGGTGTTGCGGGCGTCGACGGTCTTGGGATCGATGAGACGGTCGAGCATCTGAAAACGGCCTGGCCCGCGATACGGGCACAGTTGCTGGCCGGGACGTATCGGCCAAGTCCGGTGCGTAGAGTCCTGATCCCCAAGCCGGAGGGTGGCGAGCGCAAGCTGGGCATCCCGACGGTGACGGACAGGCTGATCCAGCAGGCGCTGCTACAGATTCTGCAGCCGTTGCTGGACCCAGGGTTCAGTGATCATAGCTACGGCTTTCGTCCCGGTCGCAGCGCTCACCAAGCGGTACTGGCAGCGCAGCGATACATTCACTCGGGGCGGAACATCCTGGTGGACGTCGATCTGGAGCAGTTTTTCGATCGCGTCGACCATGACCTGTTGATCGCTCGACTGAGCAGAAAGGTGACCGACCGAGGCGTTCTGCGTCTGGTCCGGGCCTACCTGAACAGCGGGACGTTGATCGACGGCGTGGTGGTGGCCAGTGAACGAGGGACACCGCAAGGCGGCCCCCTTTCACCACTGCTGGCCAATGTATTGCTGGATGAGGTGGACAAAGAGTTGGAGCGACGAGGCCATTGCTTCGTCAGGTACGCGGACGACGCGAATGTTTACGTACGCAGCCTCAAGGCCGGTCAGCGGGTAATGGCAGTGCTCCGTCGCCTTTATGATCGACTCAGGCTGCAAGTGAACGAACGCAAGAGCGCGATTGCCAGTGCGTTTGGCCGCAAGTTCCTGGGCTACAGCTTTTGGCTGTCGGCTCAAGGCGAGATCAAACGCGGGGTGGCCAGCCAAGCACTGCAGCGGTTCAAAAGCCGCATCCGACAGCTGACGTCTCGAAACGGAGGCCGAAGTGTGTCGCAAGTGGTGGAAAGCCTGAGGCCTTACCTACTGGGTTGGAAAGCGTACTTCGGTCTATCGCAAACCCCTCGTCGTTGGCGGGGTTTTGATGAGTGGATACGCCGACGACTCAGGGCCATCCAGCTCAAACAATGGAAAACCGGACGGAGAACGTACCGTGAACTGCGCAAACTTGGAGCATGGCCTGATCTGGCAGCGGCGATAGCCGGCAACAGCCACAGGTTCTGGCACAACAGTGTCGGTCTGATCCATGGAGTGCTCACGGTGGCGTGGTTCGACCGGTTGGGTCTACCTCGACTCTGCTGA
- the scpB gene encoding SMC-Scp complex subunit ScpB: protein MNLNDPNELASLLEAFLLASGKPLSLERLAELFEEAERPELSVIRSAIAILGRSCEGRAFELKEVATGYRLQVRERYSPWVGRLWEERPQRYSRAMLETLALVAYRQPITRGEIEEIRGVAVNSQIVKTLLEREWIRVVGYRDVPGKPAMFATTRAFLDHFNLKGLEELPPLAALRELEPEPALDLDDGDAPVPADLQARADAEQQVEPREETSFRSLLAELDSMEDGLKTDFDDLLPEDEADAEAETAEAAESLFDDHEESRH from the coding sequence ATGAACCTCAACGATCCCAATGAACTCGCGTCCCTGCTGGAGGCCTTCCTGCTCGCCTCGGGCAAGCCCCTGTCGCTGGAGCGTCTGGCGGAACTCTTCGAGGAGGCCGAGCGCCCCGAGCTCTCGGTGATTCGCTCGGCCATCGCCATCCTCGGCCGCAGCTGCGAGGGGCGCGCGTTCGAGCTGAAGGAGGTGGCCACCGGCTATCGCCTGCAGGTGCGTGAGCGCTACTCGCCCTGGGTCGGGCGGCTCTGGGAGGAGCGGCCCCAGCGCTATTCCCGGGCCATGCTGGAAACCCTGGCGCTGGTGGCCTACCGGCAACCCATCACGCGGGGCGAGATCGAGGAGATTCGCGGCGTCGCGGTGAACAGCCAGATCGTCAAGACCTTGCTGGAACGTGAGTGGATCCGTGTGGTGGGCTATCGCGACGTGCCCGGCAAGCCGGCGATGTTCGCCACCACCCGCGCCTTCCTCGATCACTTCAACCTCAAGGGGCTGGAGGAATTGCCGCCGCTGGCCGCCCTGCGTGAACTGGAGCCCGAGCCGGCCCTGGATCTTGACGATGGCGATGCCCCGGTTCCAGCCGATCTCCAGGCCCGCGCCGACGCCGAGCAGCAGGTCGAGCCCCGTGAGGAAACCAGCTTTCGTTCCCTCCTGGCCGAACTGGACAGCATGGAAGATGGGCTCAAGACCGATTTCGACGATCTGCTGCCGGAGGACGAAGCGGATGCGGAGGCGGAAACCGCCGAAGCAGCCGAGTCGCTGTTCGACGATCACGAGGAATCCCGTCACTGA